The following proteins come from a genomic window of Sesamum indicum cultivar Zhongzhi No. 13 linkage group LG10, S_indicum_v1.0, whole genome shotgun sequence:
- the LOC105172202 gene encoding cytochrome P450 98A2, giving the protein MGLSFLLLFPLLFLLHHFYYRLRFRLPPGPRPLPVVGNLYDIKPVRFRCFAEWAQSYGPIISVWFGSTLNVVVSNSELAKEVLKEKDQQLADRHRNRSAARFSRDGQDLIWADYGPHYVKVRKVCTVELFSPKRLEALRPIREDEVTAMVESIYKDSTAPDNLGKSLLVKKYLAAVSFNNITRLAFGKRFMNSEGVIDKQGQEFRAITTNGIKIGASLSMAEHIPWLRWMFPLDEEAFTKHGDRRDRLTREIMEEHTLARQQSGGAKQHFFDALLTLKDKYDLSEDTIIGLLWDMITAGMDTTSISVEWAMAELIKNPRIQEKAQEELDRVIGHERVMTELDFSNLPYLQCVAKEALRLHPPTPLMLPHRANANVKIGGYDIPKGSNVHVNVWAIARDPKVWKSPLEFRPERFLEEDIDMKGHDFRLLPFGAGRRVCPGAQLGINLVTSMIGHLLHHFNWAPPNGMTREEIDMGENPGLVTYMRTPLEAIPTPRLPAHLYKRVAVDM; this is encoded by the exons ATGGGTCTCTCCTTCCTTCTCCTCTTCCCCTTActcttcctcctccaccaCTTCTACTACCGCCTCCGCTTCCGCCTCCCGCCTGGCCCTCGTCCCTTACCGGTAGTGGGAAACCTCTACGATATTAAACCGGTTCGGTTCCGGTGCTTTGCGGAGTGGGCGCAATCCTACGGGCCCATCATCTCGGTGTGGTTCGGTTCGACCCTCAATGTAGTCGTTTCCAACTCGGAGCTAGCGAAAGAAGTCCTCAAAGAGAAGGATCAGCAGCTGGCCGACCGCCACCGGAACCGATCAGCCGCCAGGTTTAGCAGAGATGGGCAGGATCTGATATGGGCGGATTACGGGCCGCACTATGTGAAGGTGAGGAAAGTCTGTACGGTGGAGCTGTTTTCGCCTAAGAGGCTTGAAGCTTTGAGACCCATTAGGGAGGATGAAGTCACGGCTATGGTGGAGTCCATTTACAAAGATTCTACTGCCCCTG ATAACTTGGGAAAGAGCCTGCTGGTGAAGAAATATTTAGCAGCTGTGTCATTCAATAACATTACTAGACTTGCATTTGGGAAGCGATTTATGAATTCTGAAGGGGTAATTGACAAGCAAGGCCAGGAGTTCAGGGCAATAACAACTAATGGAATAAAGATTGGTGCATCCCTTTCCATGGCTGAGCACATACCATGGCTCCGTTGGATGTTCCCACTGGATGAAGAGGCTTTTACCAAACATGGAGACCGAAGGGACCGTCTTACACGAGAGATAATGGAAGAGCACACCCTTGCTCGCCAACAAAGTGGAGGAGCCAAACAACACTTTTTTGATGCTTTGCTGACACTTAAAGATAAATATGATCTTAGCGAGGACACTATCATTGGCCTTCTTTGG gACATGATAACTGCTGGAATGGATACAACTTCAATCTCTGTTGAGTGGGCCATGGCAGAGTTGATAAAGAATCCAAGGATCCAAGAGAAGGCTCAAGAGGAGCTAGACCGTGTAATTGGACATGAACGCGTGATGACCGAACTGGACTTCTCAAACCTTCCCTATCTACAATGCGTAGCTAAGGAGGCACTCAGGTTACATCCTCCGACCCCTCTCATGCTACCTCATCGCGCCAATGCCAACGTGAAGATTGGTGGCTATGACATTCCCAAGGGCTCAAATGTTCACGTAAATGTTTGGGCAATAGCTCGTGACCCCAAGGTATGGAAGAGTCCCTTGGAATTTAGGCCAGAAAGGTTCCTTGAGGAGGATATTGACATGAAGGGACATGATTTCCGGCTTCTCCCGTTTGGTGCTGGAAGAAGAGTATGTCCAGGTGCACAACTTGGCATCAACTTGGTAACATCCATGATAGGCCACCTCTTGCACCACTTCAACTGGGCTCCTCCTAATGGGATGACAAGAGAAGAGATTGATATGGGGGAGAACCCTGGTCTAGTAACCTACATGAGAACTCCTTTGGAGGCAATACCTACTCCTAGATTACCTGCGCATCTGTACAAACGTGTGGCCGTGGACATGTAA